A window of the Paenibacillus woosongensis genome harbors these coding sequences:
- a CDS encoding RidA family protein, with protein sequence MEKQVLSTTAAPGAIGPYSQGIVIGDVIYTSGQLGLVPETGQFAEGVEAQTAQALNNVKAILEAAGSGLDKVVKTTVFLKDMNDFVKVNEIYGSFFAEPYPARSAVEVARLPKDGLVEIEVIALK encoded by the coding sequence ATGGAAAAGCAAGTGTTATCGACAACGGCAGCACCTGGAGCGATCGGGCCGTATTCGCAGGGAATAGTCATCGGCGATGTCATATATACCTCCGGGCAGCTTGGCCTCGTTCCGGAGACCGGACAATTCGCAGAGGGCGTGGAAGCTCAGACGGCTCAAGCGCTGAACAATGTGAAGGCGATTCTTGAGGCGGCGGGAAGCGGCCTGGACAAGGTCGTGAAAACGACGGTATTCTTAAAAGATATGAATGATTTCGTAAAAGTAAATGAAATCTACGGCTCGTTTTTTGCCGAGCCTTATCCGGCACGCAGCGCGGTTGAGGTTGCCCGTCTTCCGAAGGACGGCTTGGTCGAGATCGAAGTTATTGCACTGAAGTAA
- a CDS encoding tryptophan-rich sensory protein: MFRNNAFRWWNALFYAAVLGVNYLAMAIPMGGMTTGQLSDKYHTPITPAGYAFMIWALIYLLLAGYIVYQLRRNTGSQDSVLAISYWFILSCIFNMAWVFLWQYQYIALSFAAMIALLLSLAVIYAKTRYVYTPTSGETWLLRLPFSIYFGWICVATLVNLAVILLHEGLGISLNPKTAGIILLSAGTAAAIGITLRPRDGVLPLVFVWAYAAIAIEQKSIPGLSMTAAVLAFILLLYALWIGLMRSRERD; this comes from the coding sequence ATGTTTCGTAACAATGCCTTCCGCTGGTGGAATGCGCTGTTCTATGCGGCCGTCCTCGGCGTCAATTATTTGGCCATGGCGATTCCGATGGGCGGGATGACCACCGGGCAATTGTCCGACAAGTATCATACCCCCATCACGCCGGCCGGATACGCGTTTATGATCTGGGCGCTAATCTATCTATTGCTCGCCGGATATATCGTATATCAGCTGCGAAGAAATACCGGAAGTCAGGATTCCGTGCTGGCCATTTCCTATTGGTTCATCCTGTCCTGTATTTTTAATATGGCCTGGGTATTCTTATGGCAGTATCAATATATCGCATTGTCCTTTGCCGCCATGATCGCCCTGCTTCTATCGCTTGCCGTCATCTATGCCAAGACTCGCTACGTCTATACGCCAACTTCCGGAGAGACTTGGCTGCTCCGGCTGCCATTCAGCATTTATTTTGGATGGATTTGCGTGGCCACGCTGGTTAATCTCGCTGTTATTCTCTTACATGAAGGTCTCGGGATAAGCCTGAATCCCAAAACAGCAGGGATTATCCTGCTATCCGCAGGTACCGCTGCTGCTATCGGAATAACCCTCCGCCCCCGCGATGGTGTGCTGCCGCTGGTATTCGTCTGGGCTTATGCGGCCATTGCCATTGAACAGAAAAGCATCCCTGGACTCAGCATGACCGCTGCCGTCCTCGCCTTCATTTTATTGCTGTATGCGCTATGGATTGGACTTATGCGTTCGCGAGAGCGGGATTGA
- a CDS encoding DEAD/DEAH box helicase, with the protein MNQRLYAIWLGEVLFCFSGETSESKIDAWAASLRRLETAEGKRPFQQAALRLAEVRYPASAGRSAFKSGERRGLIGRTLEGLALPVQDAWPLLLGWNEAQIEAQGFLPGQELDYWSKAAKFALELMMKGRIAPGMAEVLLTGNRRPKGQASAKALWGPKLGDPVDEERFRLLAGSMPPICLAAVQFGGMQEEDVEARQIAVLYSFMSAVLDHEVRKAVGGLGRKLNASRADYRRGTSPLAELWWNGLLAAVPHGDMQGTVSELAELAEGIRDTGGGEPKVQHEDDEGRSPGTFRLCLRLEPEEEEAAMPAWRLSLWAEGVEDPGVLLPYGLIWSYPERDIEIRGRVYHGAGEQLLHRLGKAARLSRGVRKAMECPRPEGTLLQPEEVFSLLSKEVAQLRRHGITVQMPSRWTKEGRRTAGIRLRTEQWGTPSESGQGAGSTPRLGVEQLVAYEAEVVFGGSPLSEEELNELAASKSPLVFFRGEWVEIDVKEIRQVLKFMKRYKTGEMSFRELMHLTVQEEGSYWDGLPIEQVETAGLLSLLLEGHSVRGMDDRPVPRLLRGTLRPYQERGYRWLVMMRQLGFGALLADDMGLGKTVQVIAALLDGIEAGTVLIICPTSLLGNWQKELSRFAPELKLHIHHGSGRLHGEEFREECARQQVVLTTYPLAGRDMKELQSVEWASIVLDEAQYIKNYGTKQAQSVMKLNAPHRIAMTGTPVENRLSELWSIFQFLNPGYLGGHSSFKSKYAGSSEQQPAELARLRQLIAPFLLRRLKSDPDIRKDLPDKIELKSYCPLMPAQAELYREATEDLLGRIAGSTGIARKGIVLSTLTRLKQICDHPLLVTGAKETRPKAEASGKMERLLELLDLIIDNNEAALIFTQYVQMGKLLCEALEQKYGMAPAFLHGGISKAERDRMVEDFQQGGGSPFFVLSLKAGGVGLNLTRANHVIHYDRWWNPAVENQATDRVFRIGQKRNVEVHKLICQGTLEERIDELIERKKSLSEQVVGSGEQWLTEMSNGELQHLIELQH; encoded by the coding sequence ATGAATCAACGTCTTTATGCGATATGGCTGGGAGAGGTATTGTTCTGTTTCTCGGGTGAAACATCCGAATCTAAGATTGATGCCTGGGCAGCCTCGCTGCGCAGACTGGAGACGGCAGAAGGGAAGCGGCCATTTCAGCAGGCCGCGCTTCGGCTCGCCGAAGTGCGTTATCCAGCTTCCGCTGGAAGAAGCGCCTTTAAATCCGGCGAACGGAGGGGACTGATAGGGCGAACGCTGGAAGGGCTCGCTCTGCCTGTTCAAGACGCATGGCCGCTGCTGCTGGGCTGGAACGAAGCCCAGATAGAGGCGCAGGGATTTTTGCCTGGGCAAGAGCTGGATTATTGGAGCAAGGCGGCAAAATTTGCGCTTGAACTCATGATGAAAGGGCGGATAGCCCCCGGCATGGCAGAGGTTCTTCTGACCGGGAACCGGCGGCCGAAAGGCCAAGCTTCGGCAAAAGCGCTATGGGGGCCAAAGCTTGGCGATCCTGTGGATGAAGAACGGTTCAGGCTGTTGGCTGGAAGCATGCCGCCGATCTGCCTGGCTGCCGTCCAGTTTGGGGGAATGCAGGAGGAGGACGTCGAGGCAAGGCAAATTGCCGTGCTCTACTCATTTATGAGCGCTGTTCTTGACCATGAGGTTCGCAAAGCTGTCGGCGGATTGGGAAGAAAGCTGAATGCGAGCCGGGCTGATTATCGCCGGGGCACCTCTCCGCTGGCGGAGCTATGGTGGAACGGCCTGCTCGCCGCCGTGCCGCACGGGGACATGCAGGGTACGGTCTCGGAGCTGGCGGAGCTCGCTGAGGGCATCAGGGATACTGGCGGAGGCGAGCCGAAAGTTCAGCACGAGGATGATGAAGGGCGGAGCCCGGGAACATTCCGTTTATGCTTGCGGCTCGAACCGGAAGAAGAGGAGGCGGCAATGCCCGCCTGGCGCCTGTCATTGTGGGCTGAAGGCGTGGAGGATCCTGGCGTTCTGCTGCCCTATGGGCTGATATGGAGCTATCCGGAGCGGGATATCGAGATTCGCGGCAGGGTATATCATGGTGCCGGCGAGCAGCTTTTGCACCGGCTTGGCAAGGCAGCCAGGCTCTCCCGGGGAGTAAGGAAAGCGATGGAATGCCCGCGCCCGGAGGGCACGCTGCTTCAGCCGGAAGAGGTATTCTCCTTGCTAAGCAAGGAGGTAGCCCAGCTTCGCAGGCATGGCATTACGGTGCAGATGCCCTCCCGCTGGACGAAGGAGGGGCGCCGGACTGCCGGGATCAGACTGCGGACGGAACAGTGGGGAACGCCTTCGGAATCCGGGCAAGGGGCAGGTAGTACGCCGCGGCTGGGAGTCGAGCAGCTTGTTGCTTACGAGGCGGAGGTGGTATTCGGCGGAAGCCCCTTGTCCGAAGAGGAGCTTAACGAACTGGCTGCGTCCAAGTCGCCTCTCGTTTTTTTTCGCGGGGAATGGGTTGAGATCGATGTGAAGGAAATCCGCCAGGTGCTGAAATTCATGAAGCGCTATAAGACCGGAGAGATGAGCTTCCGTGAGCTGATGCATCTGACCGTGCAGGAAGAAGGCAGCTATTGGGACGGCCTGCCGATTGAGCAGGTGGAGACCGCAGGCCTGCTGTCGCTGCTGCTGGAGGGGCATTCGGTGCGCGGCATGGATGACAGGCCGGTCCCCCGCTTGCTGCGAGGGACCTTGCGGCCCTATCAGGAGCGGGGCTATCGCTGGCTGGTCATGATGCGGCAGCTCGGCTTCGGGGCTCTGCTCGCCGATGATATGGGACTGGGCAAGACGGTACAGGTCATTGCGGCGCTGCTTGATGGAATCGAGGCTGGAACGGTGCTGATCATCTGTCCGACGTCGCTGCTGGGCAACTGGCAGAAGGAGCTGTCGAGGTTCGCGCCGGAGCTGAAGCTGCACATTCACCATGGCAGCGGCCGGCTGCACGGAGAGGAATTCCGGGAGGAATGCGCCAGGCAGCAGGTTGTGCTGACGACTTACCCGCTGGCCGGGCGGGATATGAAGGAGCTGCAGTCGGTTGAATGGGCGTCGATTGTGCTTGATGAGGCGCAGTACATTAAAAATTACGGTACCAAGCAGGCACAGAGCGTAATGAAGCTGAACGCCCCGCATCGGATTGCAATGACGGGAACGCCGGTTGAGAATCGGCTCAGCGAGCTGTGGTCCATCTTTCAGTTCCTGAATCCCGGCTATCTGGGCGGCCATTCCTCTTTCAAGTCGAAATATGCCGGGAGCAGCGAGCAGCAGCCAGCAGAGCTGGCGAGGCTTCGCCAGCTGATTGCGCCGTTTCTGCTGCGCCGGCTGAAGAGTGATCCGGACATCCGCAAGGATTTGCCGGATAAAATTGAATTGAAGTCCTATTGCCCGCTTATGCCGGCGCAAGCCGAGCTGTACCGGGAAGCGACGGAGGACTTGCTTGGGCGGATCGCGGGCAGCACCGGCATAGCCCGCAAAGGGATCGTGCTGTCTACGCTTACCCGTCTGAAGCAAATTTGCGATCATCCGCTGCTGGTGACCGGCGCAAAGGAAACAAGGCCAAAGGCAGAGGCATCCGGCAAAATGGAGCGCCTGCTCGAGCTGCTGGATTTGATTATCGACAATAACGAGGCCGCGCTTATTTTTACGCAGTATGTGCAAATGGGCAAGCTGCTGTGCGAGGCGCTTGAACAGAAGTACGGCATGGCTCCCGCTTTTCTTCACGGCGGAATCAGCAAGGCGGAGCGGGACCGCATGGTAGAGGATTTCCAGCAGGGAGGCGGTTCCCCGTTCTTCGTACTGTCGCTCAAGGCTGGAGGGGTTGGCCTGAATCTGACGCGGGCCAATCATGTGATTCATTATGACCGCTGGTGGAACCCGGCTGTGGAGAATCAGGCGACCGACCGGGTGTTCCGCATCGGACAGAAGCGGAATGTCGAGGTTCATAAGCTGATTTGCCAAGGGACGCTGGAGGAGCGGATTGACGAGCTGATCGAGCGCAAAAAATCGCTGTCAGAGCAGGTCGTCGGCTCCGGCGAGCAGTGGCTGACGGAGATGTCGAACGGGGAGCTGCAGCATCTGATTGAGCTGCAGCATTAA
- a CDS encoding GTP pyrophosphokinase, producing MYQWEIGDDQLRKLEEWKKLPTLYQLALDELKNKIKLIQTEWKILNGYSPIEHIKTRIKEPKSILDKLERKGLEMTVDNMVNKIHDIAGMRIVFSFVKDIYKLLDHLRHRDDLTIIEIKDYIAKPKPNGYQSLHVIVAVPLTLFEGQRWMKVEIQMRTLAMDFWASMEHILFYKYDKQVPPHVVQELTEAAKAADALDKKMHGLRREIMGAAEASLPEPGVSRDI from the coding sequence TTGTATCAATGGGAAATCGGAGACGACCAGCTGCGCAAGCTGGAGGAGTGGAAGAAGCTTCCTACGCTGTATCAGCTCGCACTGGATGAATTGAAGAACAAGATCAAGCTGATTCAGACCGAGTGGAAAATTTTGAACGGGTACAGCCCGATCGAACATATCAAGACGCGGATCAAGGAACCGAAGAGCATACTCGACAAGCTGGAACGCAAGGGTCTCGAAATGACCGTTGATAATATGGTGAACAAAATTCACGATATCGCCGGCATGCGTATCGTCTTTTCGTTCGTGAAGGACATTTACAAGCTGCTGGATCATCTGCGCCATCGCGACGATCTTACGATCATTGAGATCAAGGACTATATCGCTAAGCCGAAGCCGAACGGATACCAGAGCCTCCATGTGATCGTTGCTGTACCGCTAACGCTGTTCGAGGGACAGCGCTGGATGAAGGTGGAGATTCAAATGCGCACGCTGGCTATGGATTTCTGGGCCAGCATGGAGCATATTCTGTTCTACAAATACGACAAGCAGGTGCCGCCGCACGTCGTTCAAGAGCTGACGGAAGCGGCCAAAGCCGCCGATGCGCTCGACAAGAAGATGCACGGCCTGCGCAGGGAGATCATGGGCGCCGCCGAAGCGTCTCTTCCCGAGCCCGGGGTAAGCCGGGATATATAA
- a CDS encoding zinc ribbon domain-containing protein, whose translation MKFLQRIKDGAGKVTDKAQNAVEIGRFNTQINNIEREMGLYFQRMGEVFYEGYRNKDMSLAEKEMMDLAKTCDLLAEERDEIRGKIAELRNERLCSSCGKVVTEEALFCQYCGHKLGKANKPAQVRMEADEEESEAKSERLSDPLALLEEGALFSRHLGQEEPARYEEAEPIDPEEEERRLRELERERERQEELDRRIRTWKENVKLTEHVSAAKESLRGEASCQICSATLVKGTKWCPHCGSEQI comes from the coding sequence ATGAAATTTTTACAGCGGATTAAAGATGGTGCGGGCAAGGTAACCGATAAGGCGCAGAACGCGGTCGAAATCGGACGCTTTAACACGCAGATCAATAATATTGAGCGTGAAATGGGCTTATATTTTCAAAGAATGGGCGAAGTCTTCTACGAAGGATACCGTAATAAAGACATGTCGTTAGCGGAGAAGGAAATGATGGATCTAGCGAAAACCTGCGATCTGCTCGCCGAAGAACGGGATGAGATCCGGGGCAAAATCGCCGAGCTCAGAAACGAGCGCCTGTGCTCTTCCTGCGGCAAAGTGGTTACGGAAGAGGCGCTATTCTGCCAATACTGCGGACATAAACTGGGGAAGGCGAATAAGCCGGCGCAGGTTCGTATGGAAGCGGACGAGGAGGAGTCTGAGGCCAAAAGCGAGCGGCTCAGCGATCCGCTCGCCCTGCTGGAAGAGGGTGCGCTGTTCAGTCGTCATCTCGGTCAAGAAGAACCTGCCCGGTATGAAGAGGCCGAGCCGATTGATCCCGAGGAGGAAGAACGGCGGCTGCGGGAGCTGGAGCGGGAGCGCGAGCGCCAGGAGGAGCTGGATCGCCGGATCAGAACATGGAAAGAGAATGTGAAGCTGACGGAGCATGTCTCGGCGGCGAAGGAATCTCTGCGAGGCGAGGCGAGCTGCCAAATATGTTCGGCGACGCTGGTAAAGGGAACGAAATGGTGTCCGCACTGCGGCTCAGAGCAAATTTAA
- a CDS encoding xanthine phosphoribosyltransferase, with product MKLLKDKVMAEGIVLSDQVLKVDSFLNHQMDPVLMKEVGAEFTRRFGDERITKVLTIESSGIAPAIMTSLELGVPMIFARKHKSLTLRDNILVEKVYSFTKKESNEITVSKKFLSSEDRVLIIDDFLANGEAAFGLARIVEQVGASVVGIGIVIEKSFQPGAGLLNKAGYRVESLVRIASLENGAVSFVD from the coding sequence ATGAAGCTGCTCAAAGATAAGGTGATGGCGGAAGGGATCGTCCTGAGCGATCAGGTGCTGAAGGTGGATTCTTTTCTGAATCATCAGATGGATCCGGTGCTGATGAAGGAGGTTGGCGCCGAGTTTACACGGAGATTTGGTGATGAACGGATTACGAAGGTGCTGACGATTGAATCCTCGGGCATTGCGCCAGCGATTATGACATCTCTGGAGCTGGGGGTGCCGATGATCTTTGCCCGCAAACATAAATCCCTTACGCTGCGGGACAATATTCTGGTCGAGAAGGTCTACTCTTTTACGAAAAAAGAGAGCAACGAGATTACCGTGTCGAAGAAGTTTCTGAGCTCGGAGGACCGCGTGCTCATTATTGATGATTTCCTGGCTAATGGGGAGGCCGCCTTTGGCCTTGCCCGGATTGTGGAGCAGGTTGGCGCCAGCGTAGTCGGTATTGGCATCGTCATTGAGAAATCGTTCCAGCCTGGGGCAGGACTGCTCAATAAGGCTGGATACCGGGTTGAGTCCCTGGTGCGCATCGCGTCATTGGAGAACGGTGCCGTTTCTTTTGTGGATTAA